In Cryptomeria japonica chromosome 10, Sugi_1.0, whole genome shotgun sequence, a genomic segment contains:
- the LOC131045482 gene encoding beta-glucosidase 12 codes for MNSEKVWRAFAVVCIWWIFLVAGQEEINVLNRSGFPNGFIFGTGSAAYQYEGAARIGGKGPTIWDTFSHIPGTIVDGTNGDAAVDQYHRYKEDVKLIKDLGMDAYRFSISWSRILPYGSVRRGINKAGVAYYNNLINELLKHDIRPFVTLFHWDLPQALEGSYGGFLNENIVEDFEAYSEVCFKLFGDRVKNWITLNEPQTFTTYGYESGTYAPGRNSSPATEPYKAAHNLLLSHAAVVRVYKNKYQAVQKGLIGISLNSDWFLPYSNSHSHPDQKAAQRAIDFMFGWYMDPITKGRYPSTMRKLVGDRLPKFSAHQSAMVKGSFDFLGLNYYTSLYAADVSTPPNPLNTSYTLDSQTNQTGERNGMLIGPQAGSSWLYVYPRGIGELLKYIKHRYNNPLIFITENGVDEKNNDTLSFVQALNDTWRIDFHSKHLSFVQQAIRDGSNVQGYFAWSFLDNFEWAYGYTIRFGLHYIDYKNNLKRYPKASVYWFQKFLK; via the exons ATGAATAGCGAAAAGGTATGGAGAGCCTTTGCAGTGGTCTGCatatggtggatctttcttgtaGCGGGTCAGGAAGAAATAAACGTACTGAATAGGAGTGGGTTTCCAAATGGATTCATATTCGGTACAGGCTCTGCTGCGTATCAGTATGAAGGGGCTGCTCGGATAGGAGGAAAAGGCCCAACCATCTGGGATACTTTCTCCCATATCCCAG GGACAATCGTTGATGGGACCAATGGGGATGCTGCTGTGGACCAATATCATCGCTATA AGGAGGATGTGAAACTGATAAAGGACTTGGGCATGGATGCATATAGGTTTTCTATTTCTTGGTCACGGATACTACCAT ATGGATCGGTCAGACGTGGAATTAACAAAGCTGGAGTGGCGTACTACAACAATCTTATTAATGAACTCTTGAAACATG ATATCAGGCCTTTCGTGACACTGTTTCATTGGGACCTTCCGCAAGCTCTCGAGGGTAGCTATGGAGGCTTTCTCAACGAGAATATTGT GGAAGATTTTGAAGCTTACAGTGAAGTGTGCTTCAAATTGTTTGGCGATCGAGTGAAGAACTGGATTACTCTAAACGAACCTCAAACCTTCACTACGTATGGATATGAGAGTGGCACATATGCACCCGGCCGCAATTCCTCTCCAGCAACAGAGCCATACAAGGCTGCGCATAATCTTCTTCTTTCTCATGCAGCTGTTGTGCGTGTATATAAGAACAAGTATCAG GCGGTGCAGAAGGGATTAATCGGCATCTCACTTAATAGCGATTGGTTTCTTCCCTATTCAAACTCACACTCACATCCTGACCAGAAAGCCGCTCAAAGGGCAATAGATTTTATGTTTGGTTG GTACATGGATCCAATTACAAAAGGAAGATACCCCTCAACAATGAGAAAGCTTGTTGGGGATCGGTTACCCAAATTTAGTGCCCATCAATCTGCCATGGTAAAAGGATCGTTTGATTTTCTGGGCTTAAATTATTACACGAGTCTCTACGCTGCTGATGTTTCAACACCACCGAATCCTCTTAACACAAGCTATACATTGGACTCTCAAACTAATCAAACAG GTGAGAGAAATGGTATGCTCATCGGACCACAGGCAGGATCGAGTTGGCTTTACGTGTATCCGCGTGGAATAGGAGAGCTGTTGAAGTATATTAAGCATAGATATAACAATCCGCTCATTTTCATCACAGAGAATG GTGTTGATGAAAAAAATAATGATACATTGTCATTTGTACAAGCTCTAAATGATACTTGGCGAATTGATTTTCACTCAAAACATTTATCATTTGTCCAACAAGCAATAAG GGATGGATCCAATGTACAAGGTTACTTTGCATGGTCTTTTTTAGACAACTTCGAGTGGGCTTATGGCTATACTATTCGATTTGGTCTTCATTACATAGATTATAAGAACAACTTAAAGCGATATCCAAAAGCATCAGTTTATTGGTtccaaaaattcttgaaataa